The Daphnia carinata strain CSIRO-1 chromosome 2, CSIRO_AGI_Dcar_HiC_V3, whole genome shotgun sequence genome has a segment encoding these proteins:
- the LOC130686930 gene encoding actin-binding Rho-activating protein-like, with translation MSVRRKSADVAPVAPAVPRQRRGSDLSDKVAMFNKKFQDHHEKQLSNPFSDVERPDGYQATKLDVNDPNYGRPPAGSMTELRGKKANQHMRKEWRTLCETIYDCGYRFPDGTAIIRFGDLFNIYNTISDKCVGNLLSARKHGFVSFEGEMLYQRRDEDTEITLAKPIEEIVKLLPIVFDPNQHLLDNLQE, from the exons ATGTCGGTACGGAGGAAATCAGCTGATGTAGCGCCAGTGGCGCCGGCAGTTCCCCGACAGCGACGCGGTTCCGACCTGTCCGACAAGGTGGCCATGTTCAACAAGAAATTTCAAGACCATCACGAGAAGCAGCTGTCGAATCCCTTCTCCGACGTCGAGCGGCCCGACGGCTACCAAGCCACCAAACTGGACGTCAACGACCCTAATTACGGCCG GCCACCGGCCGGATCCATGACGGAATTGAGAG GCAAAAAAGCCAACCAACACATGAGGAAAGAATGGAGGACGCTTTGCGAAACCATCTACGACTGCGGCTACCGGTTTCCCGACGGAACTGCCATCATCCGCTTCGGCGATCTCTTCAAC ATCTACAACACGATCTCTGACAAGTGCGTGGGCAACCTGCTGAGCGCGCGGAAACACGGTTTCGTCTCCTTCGAAGGCGAAATGCTCTATCAG AGGCGCGACGAAGACACGGAAATCACATTAGCCAAGCCTATTGAGGAAATTGTCAAATTACTGCCCATTGTGTTCGATCCGAATCAACACCTGTTGGATAACCTGCAAGAATAA
- the LOC130686927 gene encoding uncharacterized protein LOC130686927, translated as MSCCCTYYGGSGTSFLNMASNNSYSLSGKNRKKHEMSSQSRVTSFFKPSPETSGSRKNRETEPSDHIAKFRAVGVKKRFQESPVRGVSHTSQVSPIKKSCEVLSSDSVSSQHMRKQVVQATPMKERSPVHRHEVIAIDMDSSDGTLNLDIDIFSSPEKKKRIARVVKKPLESQISTPPRNLKVFDSSQKKVGLAMRSPNKSSIRDNIPTRMALEDKKNLNRDKRPVAPDTEFDALNSSPIHRLKRTHSVSSSQEDSINGNEGQPRMKRCTIVLEKLEADVHSQKQAKDENKSRKKDVVTENLNFAGKIDAIKRSQTTRIPNPLETSTEMDGASLRRSEKKQLIPPDFAEKLNNNTKVKSTELCTQSAISITRKKSRLEKPTFTSFDVNKTPLDTISTTPAKSKATQSEVSEVVQKVSQRRILRRSTLHSAEKNGLSITSKITVGLEEINAGVVVAFKQTYKDVETLLNFKLDVMICPDFKKALQTPKRILPNSYHKNFNFYMKRKPVEHIEALRSQHIDCNRYPHAIDLHTVIYGILMEAKEHVVLHRAQALIYTTLGLHPSGDAAMRKYYWSILSRRFDDADSCSRWENLRCLLEEVLNADGEDAARMYVDPSMPPSKLECNRAALAVIIHVLSEDLRCWISLATQPSAQLRDRNALPLVARLLWPQTTIPHVSMACRELIRYHIAAVKSSNPLNVSYTGPLVKMMAVVTQLSDLHLPLKIRKPSYHMMNLAREIVLHSDNVIHNSSCSFYSSFGSPELELLLPLTILSSLKPQICIPEGEHLNLTWMLNSFLEIHTQPSREDVVALFRSKPRTERDAFLTALGTYFKLFGSFKTWFHMRSKYRSSASRSSPIPGQSSAEPLSLNMYSHSFTPSHLMDDLRQTKYLLEIKKESDEGSFYSRLSWR; from the exons ATGTCCTGCT GTTGTACATATTACGGTGGAAGTggaacttcttttttaaacatggcTTCCAATAATTCATACAGTTTGTCAGGCAAGAACAGAAAGAAGCATGAAATGTCTAGTCAATCCCGTGTGACAAGCTTTTTCAAACCAAGCCCTGAAACTTCTggttcaagaaaaaatagagaaacagAACCAAGTGACCACATTGCGAAATTTAGAGCAGTTGGTGTAAAGAAGAGATTTCAAGAATCACCAGTTAGAGGTGTATCACATACTTCGCAAGTCTCACCCATAAAGAAAAGTTGTGAAGTGCTTTCCAGCGATTCTGTTTCAAGTCAACATATGAGAAAACAAGTTGTCCAAGCTACACCCATGAAAGAAAGATCACCAGTACACAGGCATGAAGTGATTGCAATTGACATGGATTCTTCTGATGGCACTTTAAATTTGGATATAGACATATTTTCTTctcctgaaaagaaaaaaagaattgcaagAGTTGTCAAGAAGCCTCTAGAAAGCCAAATTAGTACCCCTCCAAGAAATTTAAAAGTGTTTGattcttcacaaaaaaaagttggccTTGCTATGCGCTCACCAAATAAATCATCTATCCGAGATAATATCCCTACACGTATGGCATTggaagacaagaaaaatttgaacCGAGATAAACGTCCTGTGGCTCCTGACACGGAATTTGACGCCTTAAACAGTTCCCCCATCCACAGATTAAAACGCACCCATTCCGTAAGTAGCTCCCAAGAAGATTCCATTAACGGTAATGAGGGTCAACCCAGGATGAAACGCTGTACCATAGTCCTTGAAAAATTAGAAGCTGATGTCCATAGTCAAAAGCAGGCAAAggatgaaaacaaatcaagaaagaaagatgttgttacagaaaatttgaatttcgcgGGAAAAATTGACGCTATTAAAAGGTCGCAAACAACTAGAATTCCAAACCCTTTAGAAACCTCGACTGAGATGGATGGCGCATCGTTGCGGCGGTCTGAAAAAAAGCAACTTATTCCTCCTGATTTTGCCGAAAagctaaataataatacaaaagtaAAATCCACCGAGCTATGCACCCAATCAGCAATTTCGATTACTCGAAAGAAGTCTAGGCTAGAAAAACCAACTTTCACTTCGTTTGATGTTAACAAAACTCCCCTTGACACGATATCCACGACTCCTGCGAAATCAAAAGCTACACAGTCTGAAGTATCAGAAGTTGTACAGAAAGTTTCCCAACGTCGCATTTTGCGCCGCAGTACACTCCATTCAGCTGAGAAAAATGGGCTATCAATTACGTCGAAAATTACAGTGGGACTCGAAGAAATCAACGCGGGGGTCGTTGTTGCTTTCAAGCAAACTTATAAAGATGTTGAAACCTTGCTGAATTTCAAGTTAGATGTTATGATCTGTCCAGATTTCAAGAAGGCTTTGCAAACCCCAAAACGAATTCTTCCCAACAGCTACCATAAAAACTTCAATTTTTATATGAAACGTAAACCTGTGGAACACATCGAAGCGCTGCGTTCACAGCACATTGATTGCAATCGGTATCCCCACGCTATTGACTTGCATACAGTCATTTACGGGATTTTAAtg GAAGCAAAGGAGCATGTTGTGTTACATCGCGCACAGGCATTGATTTATACGACTTTAGGCCTACATCCATCTGGTGATGCTGCAATGAGAAAATATTACTGGTCCATCCTATCCCGCCGTTTCGAT GATGCGGATTCCTGCAGTCGTTGGGAAAATCTTCGATGCCTTTTGGAAGAGGTTTTAAACGCCGATGGTGAGGATGCTGCGAGGATGTACGTTGATCCCTCCATGCCACCGTCAAAGCTTGAATGCAACAGAGCTGCGCTAGCCGTTATCATTCACGTCTTGAGCGAAGATTTGCGTTGCTGGATTAGTTTAGCCACACAGCCGTCAGCTCAGTTGCGTGACCGAAATGCATTGCCGCTGGTAGCCCGTCTTCTTTGGCCACAAACCACGATTCCGCATGTCAGTATGGCTTGTCGGGAATTGATTCGCTATCACATAGCAGCTGTG aAATCTTCAAATCCTTTAAATGTGTCGTACACCGGACCGCTTGTGAAAATGATGGCTGTAGTGACCCAGCTGAGTGATCTCCATCTGCCTTTGAAAATTCGTAAACCCAGCTACCATATGATGAATTTGGCAAGGGAAATTGTGCTCCACTCAGACAATGTGATTCATAATAGCTCGTGCTCTTTTTACAGCAGCTTTGGGTCACCAGAGCTAGAGCTTCTGTTACCTCTCACTATTCTCAGCAGTCTGAAGCCACAGATATGCATTCCAGAAGGAGAGCATCTTAATTTAACCTGGATGTTGAACTCCTTTCTTGAGATTCATACCCAGCCAAGTCGTGAAGATGTGGTGGCACTTTTTCGGTCCAAGCCACGAACTGAGAGGGATGCTTTCTTGACAGCTCTTGGCACGTATTTTAAATTGTTTGGTTCCTTTAAAACCTGGTTTCACATGCGTTCAAAGTACCGTAGTTCAGCTTCACGTTCCAGTCCTATTCCAGGGCAATCTTCGGCTGAACCCCTTTCCCTTAATATGTATTCACATTCGTTTACTCCGAGTCACTTAATGGATGATCTGCGCCAAACAAAGTATTTACTGGAGATTAAGAAGGAATCAGACGAGGGCTCCTTTTACTCTCGTTTAAGTTGGCGATAG
- the LOC130686932 gene encoding uncharacterized protein LOC130686932, with protein sequence MDTVSKDSLNCSPVSAELHIPFPSADLAAVAYNSLRVDKEPKRSTTTKVLSLEANILKVSFTSGDTRQLRTAVNSFLDLLILVSKAVDEFAPLDFKVKECPLKI encoded by the exons atggatACCGTTTCAAAAGATAGTTTGAATTGTTCTCCTGTATCTGC AGAGCTCCATATTCCTTTCCCGTCTGCTGATCTAGCGGCTGTAGCATATAACTCGTTGAGAGTTGACAAAGAACCAAAACGAAGTACAACAACCAAAGTTCTCTCATTAGAAGCTAATATTCTAAAAGt ATCGTTTACATCCGGAGATACCCGGCAATTGAGAACTGctgtaaattcatttcttgaTTTACTAATCCTAGTCTCAAAGGCAGTAGATGAGTTTGCACCTCTGGATTTCAAAGTTAAAGAATGTCCCTTAAAGATTTAA
- the LOC130686929 gene encoding ORM1-like protein 3, which translates to MLKLFSTFIECCKKVTISESQGLCFKTSRRAKEGKHSHISSLLPLTSFEMIVGGHGDVNPNSSWLNGKGFWLSYGLAVLLLHLILLCLPFISTAVAWTLTNLIHNLFMLIFLHIVKGAPFEPLDQGKTRSLTHWEQIDYGKRFTVTRKFLTVVPVILFVLTSFYTKYDTTHFIINIMALIAVLLPKLPHFHRVWLFDSNDHSY; encoded by the exons ATGCTAAAACTATTTTCGACATTTATAGAGTGTTGTAAAAAAGTAACCATATCAGAGTCCCAAGGACTTTGCTTCAAAACATCAAGAAGAGCGAAAGAAGGGAAACATTCGCATATTTCATCGCTATTGCCG TTAACTTCTTTTGAGATGATTGTTGGAGGACATGGAGACGTCAACCCCAATAGTTCTTGGTTAAATGGAAAAGGCTTCTGGCTTTCTTACGGGCTTGCTGTTTTACTACTCCACTTGATCTTGCTATGCCTTCCATTCATCTCTACAGCAGTTGCTTGGACACTTACGAACCTCATCCACAATTTG TTCATGTTGATATTCCTGCACATAGTCAAAGGAGCACCATTTGAACCTCTTGATCAGGGGAAAACTCGTTCTCTAACACATTGGGAGCAAATAGATTATGGAAAGCGTTTTACAGTCACGCGCAAATTTCTAACGGTCGTGCCCGTCATACT GTTCGTCTTAACCAGCTTTTATACCAAGTATGACACGACTCACTTTATTATTAATATAATGGCCCTGATTGCTGTTCTGCTCCCGAAACTACCCCATTTTCATCGAGTCTGGCTGTTCGACTCGAACGATCATTCttattga